In a genomic window of Xylophilus rhododendri:
- a CDS encoding cupin domain-containing protein, with protein sequence MDTAHKTGTAGAAYEMDRRVKLIEEPDHRLTQISMSGDQRSPWHVHTEVEDLFYITEGVLRIRMHNPPETREIRAGESFSIQAGRPHFIEVADKKTVSFLLIQGLGRCDFKVLDPQEPPTCEGN encoded by the coding sequence ATGGACACCGCTCACAAGACCGGCACGGCCGGCGCAGCCTACGAAATGGACCGCCGGGTCAAGCTCATCGAGGAGCCCGACCACCGCCTGACCCAGATCAGCATGAGCGGCGACCAGCGCAGCCCCTGGCATGTGCATACCGAGGTCGAGGACCTCTTCTACATCACCGAGGGGGTGCTGCGGATCCGCATGCACAACCCTCCAGAGACCCGCGAAATACGAGCGGGCGAGTCTTTCTCCATCCAGGCAGGCCGTCCGCACTTCATCGAGGTGGCGGACAAGAAGACGGTGTCGTTCCTGCTGATCCAGGGCCTTGGTCGCTGCGACTTCAAGGTGCTGGATCCGCAGGAGCCGCCGACATGTGAAGGCAACTAG
- a CDS encoding SH3-like domain-containing protein, protein MPDTHDLGGIAGFGAIPHLEKDYEYNERWEWTLMAVLRLGAQKGWYRTDAYRHALERLPRDFYLSKSYYDRMLSGITNAYLEAGIVTAGEIEQHLEPHIRIPISTPRGPGHAGAERPELVRFQAGDRVTVRSPLPDGHVRAPAYVRGKTGTVVDRGRHALPFPGRVGHREPGAAEFTYRVEFERRELWADALDAGTVIVDLSDSYLNPEA, encoded by the coding sequence ATGCCTGATACCCACGACCTCGGCGGCATCGCCGGCTTCGGTGCCATCCCCCACCTGGAAAAGGACTACGAATACAACGAGCGCTGGGAATGGACCCTGATGGCGGTGCTGCGCCTGGGCGCGCAGAAGGGCTGGTACCGCACCGATGCCTACCGCCACGCGCTGGAGCGGCTGCCGCGCGACTTCTATCTGAGCAAGTCCTACTACGACCGGATGCTCAGCGGCATCACCAATGCCTACCTGGAAGCCGGCATCGTCACCGCCGGGGAGATCGAGCAGCATCTGGAGCCGCACATCCGCATCCCGATCTCCACGCCCCGGGGCCCCGGCCATGCGGGCGCGGAGCGGCCGGAACTGGTGCGTTTCCAGGCCGGCGACCGGGTCACCGTGCGCTCACCGCTGCCGGACGGCCATGTGCGCGCCCCCGCCTATGTGCGCGGCAAGACCGGCACCGTCGTCGATCGCGGCCGGCATGCGCTGCCCTTTCCCGGGCGGGTGGGCCACCGCGAGCCGGGTGCGGCCGAGTTCACCTACCGCGTCGAGTTCGAGCGCCGCGAACTGTGGGCCGACGCGCTCGATGCGGGCACGGTGATCGTCGACCTGTCCGACAGCTACCTGAACCCGGAGGCCTGA
- a CDS encoding sodium:solute symporter family transporter translates to MKKILCLSLAFLAAGAWAQGQPARQASATSLSLFAVVIAITLGITWWAARRTSSTSDFYAAGGGITGFQNGLAITGDALSAGAFLGLTALVFGAGFDGLYYAIGYTTGLPIVVFLMAGKLRKLGKYTFTDVVCARLPGNGVRVFSACASLTIVCFYLIAQMVGAGQLVQLLFGIDYSLAITLVGALMILYVVFGGMLATTWVQIVKAVLMLCVGVVMALLVLGRFGFDFGALLAQAVQVHPRGIDILGSGTMAKDPWSAFSLGLALMFGTAGLPHVLMRFFTVKDARAARSSVMWAAIFMNGFYALIFVIGFGALALVRSNPAYLDARGALIGGGNTAALHLSHLLGGDVMFGVVSAVAFATILAVVAGLTLSGASAISHDIYGAIFKRRNASEAEEFRIVRIATVVLGALAVVLGIAFKSQNVAYMISLAFSIACSSTFPVLLLAICWKKLTAFGAILGGTVGILGSLVLTVMGPSVWVKVLGHAAPLVSLDPPALITVPLAFAACWIGSLLSAGVVAHRPAQATA, encoded by the coding sequence ATGAAAAAGATCCTTTGCCTGTCGCTCGCCTTCCTGGCGGCCGGCGCCTGGGCGCAGGGCCAGCCGGCGCGGCAGGCCAGCGCCACCTCGCTGTCGCTGTTCGCGGTGGTGATCGCCATCACGCTCGGCATCACCTGGTGGGCGGCGCGCCGCACCAGCTCCACCAGCGACTTCTATGCGGCCGGCGGCGGCATCACCGGCTTCCAGAATGGCCTGGCGATCACCGGCGACGCGCTGTCGGCCGGCGCCTTCCTCGGCCTCACCGCCCTGGTCTTCGGCGCCGGCTTCGACGGCCTGTACTACGCCATCGGCTACACCACCGGCCTGCCCATCGTGGTCTTCCTGATGGCCGGCAAGCTGCGCAAGCTCGGCAAGTACACCTTCACCGACGTGGTCTGCGCCAGGCTGCCGGGCAATGGCGTGCGGGTGTTCTCGGCTTGCGCCTCGCTCACCATCGTCTGCTTCTACCTGATCGCGCAGATGGTCGGCGCGGGGCAGCTGGTGCAGCTGCTCTTCGGCATCGACTACAGCCTGGCCATCACCCTGGTGGGCGCGCTGATGATCCTGTACGTGGTCTTCGGCGGCATGCTGGCCACCACCTGGGTGCAGATCGTGAAGGCGGTGCTGATGCTCTGCGTCGGTGTCGTCATGGCCCTGCTGGTGCTCGGCCGCTTCGGCTTCGATTTCGGCGCGCTGCTGGCGCAGGCGGTGCAGGTGCATCCGCGCGGCATCGACATCCTGGGCTCGGGCACGATGGCCAAGGATCCCTGGTCGGCCTTCTCCCTGGGGCTGGCGCTCATGTTCGGCACCGCCGGCCTGCCGCATGTGCTGATGCGCTTCTTCACCGTGAAGGACGCCCGTGCGGCGCGCAGCTCGGTGATGTGGGCGGCGATCTTCATGAACGGCTTCTATGCGCTGATCTTCGTCATCGGCTTCGGCGCGCTCGCGCTGGTGCGTTCCAACCCGGCCTATCTCGACGCCAGGGGCGCGCTGATTGGCGGCGGCAACACGGCGGCGCTGCATCTCTCGCACCTGCTGGGCGGCGACGTGATGTTCGGCGTGGTGTCGGCGGTGGCCTTCGCCACCATCCTGGCGGTGGTCGCGGGGCTGACGCTGTCGGGCGCCTCGGCCATCAGCCACGACATCTACGGCGCGATCTTCAAGCGCCGCAACGCCTCGGAGGCCGAGGAGTTCCGCATCGTGCGTATCGCCACCGTGGTGCTGGGCGCGCTGGCGGTGGTGCTGGGCATCGCCTTCAAGAGCCAGAACGTGGCCTACATGATCAGCCTGGCGTTCTCCATCGCCTGCTCCTCGACCTTCCCGGTGCTGCTGCTGGCGATCTGCTGGAAGAAGCTGACGGCCTTCGGCGCCATCCTGGGCGGCACGGTCGGCATCCTGGGATCGCTGGTGCTGACGGTGATGGGCCCCTCGGTCTGGGTGAAGGTGCTGGGCCATGCGGCGCCGCT
- a CDS encoding LysR family transcriptional regulator, which translates to MEVADLTTFAAVARCEGITRAARELHTVQSNVTNRIKALEDEVGVRLFERHSRGVVLTSAGMRLLPYAARAVALLQEATAMARDDGEAQGTLTIGTMETTVATRLPPVFAAFHDLCPAVNLVVQTGPTADLMQSVLDNKVDGAFVAGPIDHPDLSAVRAFEEELVLVSSRRWQDLASLRAHALPISALMFRTGCSYRQKLEQLMVQLGKPAFKRFEFGSFDGILGCVAADVGVTLLPRSVVERSAVADQVIAHQVDVNIARAPTFFIRRRQSYEGTALRKFAGCLEERAQQLPSMFPLTADFAYSH; encoded by the coding sequence GTGGAAGTAGCCGACCTGACCACCTTCGCCGCCGTGGCGCGATGCGAGGGCATCACCCGGGCCGCCCGGGAGCTGCACACGGTGCAGTCCAACGTGACCAACCGGATCAAGGCCCTGGAGGACGAGGTGGGCGTGCGCCTGTTCGAACGCCACAGCCGCGGCGTGGTGCTGACCAGCGCCGGCATGCGGCTGCTGCCCTACGCGGCCCGGGCCGTGGCCCTGCTGCAGGAAGCCACCGCCATGGCGCGCGACGACGGCGAGGCGCAGGGCACGCTCACCATCGGCACCATGGAGACCACGGTGGCGACCCGCCTGCCGCCCGTCTTCGCCGCCTTCCACGACCTGTGCCCCGCCGTGAACCTGGTGGTGCAGACGGGCCCCACCGCGGACCTGATGCAGAGCGTGCTGGACAACAAGGTCGATGGCGCCTTCGTCGCCGGCCCGATCGACCATCCCGATCTGAGCGCCGTGCGCGCCTTCGAGGAAGAGCTGGTGCTGGTGAGCTCGCGCCGCTGGCAGGACCTGGCATCGCTGCGCGCCCACGCCCTGCCGATCAGCGCCCTGATGTTCCGCACCGGCTGCTCCTACCGCCAGAAGCTGGAGCAGTTGATGGTGCAGCTGGGCAAACCCGCCTTCAAGCGTTTCGAGTTCGGCTCCTTCGACGGCATCCTGGGCTGCGTGGCCGCGGACGTGGGTGTGACCCTGCTGCCGCGCTCGGTGGTGGAACGCAGCGCCGTCGCCGACCAGGTGATCGCCCACCAGGTGGACGTGAACATCGCGCGGGCGCCGACCTTCTTCATCCGCCGCCGGCAGTCCTACGAGGGCACGGCCCTGCGCAAGTTCGCGGGCTGCCTGGAGGAGCGGGCGCAGCAGCTGCCGAGCATGTTTCCGCTGACCGCGGATTTCGCGTATTCGCACTGA
- a CDS encoding nitrile hydratase subunit alpha: protein MHFNNEKERTLALRDALIAKGMHTQAEVDAMEEGFETWTPANGAAVVARAWCDPDFKQRLLADALGTANEVVQPVPFGGWDALALENTDKVHNVLVCTLCSCTIKSLIGQPPHWYKSLAYRARLVREPRAVLGEFGLTLAPEVEIKVWDITAETGYMVIPVRPAGTEGWSEAELASIVTKKSLIGVEQPDVRLVRRDGQAATSDVEVQHA from the coding sequence ATGCACTTCAATAACGAGAAGGAAAGAACGCTGGCGCTGCGCGACGCGCTGATCGCCAAGGGCATGCACACCCAGGCGGAAGTCGATGCCATGGAAGAGGGCTTCGAAACCTGGACGCCCGCCAACGGCGCCGCCGTGGTGGCCCGGGCCTGGTGCGATCCGGACTTCAAGCAGCGCCTGCTGGCCGATGCCCTTGGCACCGCCAACGAAGTGGTGCAGCCCGTGCCCTTCGGCGGCTGGGACGCCCTGGCCCTGGAGAACACCGACAAGGTGCACAACGTGCTGGTCTGCACGCTGTGCTCCTGCACCATCAAGTCGCTGATCGGCCAGCCGCCGCACTGGTACAAGAGCCTGGCCTACCGCGCCCGCCTGGTGCGCGAGCCCCGCGCGGTGCTGGGCGAGTTCGGCCTGACGCTGGCGCCCGAGGTGGAGATCAAGGTGTGGGACATCACCGCCGAAACCGGCTACATGGTGATCCCCGTCCGACCCGCGGGCACCGAGGGCTGGAGCGAGGCCGAACTGGCCTCCATCGTCACCAAGAAAAGCCTCATCGGCGTGGAGCAGCCCGATGTGCGCCTGGTCAGGCGCGACGGCCAGGCCGCCACATCGGACGTGGAGGTGCAGCATGCCTGA
- a CDS encoding NAD(P)H-dependent flavin oxidoreductase, with protein sequence MLTTRFTERFDLAYPIALAPMDPASGGALAAAVSHAGGLGLLGGGYGNHEMLEREFSLAGRAAIGCGFITWSMARDTSLLDRALAHRPRALMLSFSDPAPHARKVTDAGVPLICQVQTLEHVQRAIDVGATVVVAQGTEAGGHGFDRQATMTFTPEVADYLAARSPSTLLLSAGGIADGRGLAAALMLGADGVLMGTRFWATREALIHPNAKALVVKARGAQTLRTSVYDIARGRRWPAEYTGRLLVNDFIRQWHGKEEALAAVQPEEQARVEQAYDGGDCDCANVTVGQAVGLIHDIPSAGEVVSAVARQASALLHREPVAA encoded by the coding sequence ATGCTCACCACCCGATTCACCGAACGCTTCGACCTGGCCTACCCGATCGCCCTGGCCCCCATGGACCCCGCATCCGGCGGCGCTCTGGCCGCGGCGGTCTCCCATGCCGGAGGGCTGGGCCTGCTCGGCGGCGGCTACGGCAACCACGAGATGCTGGAGCGCGAGTTCTCGCTCGCCGGCCGGGCCGCCATCGGCTGCGGCTTCATCACCTGGTCGATGGCGCGCGACACCTCCCTGCTCGACCGCGCCCTGGCCCACAGGCCGCGCGCCCTGATGCTGTCCTTCTCCGACCCCGCGCCCCATGCCCGCAAGGTCACCGATGCCGGCGTGCCGCTGATCTGCCAGGTGCAGACGCTGGAACATGTGCAGCGGGCGATCGACGTCGGCGCGACCGTGGTCGTGGCCCAGGGCACCGAGGCCGGCGGCCACGGCTTCGACCGGCAGGCCACCATGACCTTCACGCCGGAAGTCGCCGACTATCTCGCGGCCCGCTCGCCCTCGACCCTGCTGCTGAGCGCCGGCGGCATCGCCGACGGCCGGGGCCTGGCCGCCGCGCTGATGCTGGGCGCCGACGGCGTGCTGATGGGCACCCGCTTCTGGGCGACCCGCGAAGCCCTGATCCATCCCAACGCCAAGGCCCTGGTGGTGAAAGCCCGGGGGGCGCAGACCCTGCGCACCTCCGTCTACGACATCGCCCGCGGCCGCCGCTGGCCCGCCGAATACACCGGGCGCCTGCTGGTCAACGACTTCATCCGCCAGTGGCACGGCAAGGAGGAGGCGCTGGCGGCGGTGCAGCCCGAGGAGCAGGCCAGGGTGGAGCAGGCCTACGACGGCGGCGACTGCGACTGCGCCAACGTCACCGTCGGCCAGGCCGTGGGGCTGATCCACGACATCCCTTCGGCGGGCGAGGTGGTGTCGGCCGTGGCGCGGCAGGCCAGCGCCTTGCTGCACCGCGAGCCTGTCGCCGCCTGA
- a CDS encoding tripartite tricarboxylate transporter substrate binding protein, translating to MFQRFLVAAAAALSILAPQAGHAGAFPERPIRIVVPYPAGGSSDVLIRVMAPVLQGRWGVPVVVENRVGASTIIGVNAVAKAAPDGYTLGVVTNAFAVNPSLRDNLPYDTLKDFAPLTQLTFTPNVLVAQPGASFKTLRGLQELARSGKRELSSGSIGNGTAAHLALEKLKALSGMNILHVPYPGSAPGVVAVMGGQTDLLMAPLPDVLPYVRSGKIVALGVGSASRVPQLPEVATFIESGFTGFESGAWFGMVGPAGLDPQIAQKLSADLASALADPAVHDKIAALGLTPTSSTPEAFRKLIAAEVKSSGEIVRRAGIRVD from the coding sequence ATGTTCCAACGTTTCCTGGTGGCCGCGGCGGCCGCCCTTTCCATCCTCGCACCGCAGGCGGGCCATGCCGGGGCCTTCCCCGAGCGGCCGATCAGGATCGTGGTGCCGTATCCGGCCGGCGGGTCTTCCGACGTGCTGATCCGGGTCATGGCGCCGGTGCTGCAGGGCAGGTGGGGCGTGCCGGTGGTGGTCGAGAACCGCGTCGGTGCCAGCACCATCATCGGCGTCAATGCGGTGGCCAAGGCCGCGCCGGACGGCTACACCCTGGGCGTGGTGACCAACGCCTTTGCCGTCAACCCGAGCCTGCGCGACAACCTGCCCTACGACACCCTCAAGGACTTCGCGCCGCTGACCCAGCTGACCTTCACGCCCAACGTGCTGGTGGCCCAGCCGGGCGCGTCCTTCAAGACCCTGCGCGGGCTGCAGGAGCTGGCCAGGTCGGGCAAGCGGGAGCTTTCCTCGGGCTCGATCGGCAACGGGACCGCCGCGCATCTGGCGCTGGAAAAACTCAAGGCGCTGTCGGGCATGAACATTCTTCATGTGCCCTATCCGGGATCGGCGCCGGGCGTGGTGGCGGTCATGGGAGGGCAGACCGACCTGCTGATGGCGCCCCTGCCGGATGTGCTGCCCTATGTGCGCAGCGGCAAGATCGTGGCGCTGGGGGTGGGCAGCGCATCGCGCGTGCCGCAGCTGCCGGAGGTCGCGACCTTCATCGAATCGGGCTTCACCGGTTTCGAGTCGGGCGCCTGGTTCGGCATGGTGGGGCCTGCCGGTCTCGATCCGCAGATCGCCCAGAAGTTGAGCGCCGACCTGGCCAGCGCCCTGGCGGATCCGGCCGTGCACGACAAGATCGCCGCACTCGGGCTGACGCCCACCAGCTCCACGCCGGAAGCGTTCAGGAAACTCATCGCCGCGGAGGTCAAGAGCAGCGGCGAGATCGTGCGCCGCGCCGGCATCCGGGTCGATTGA